DNA sequence from the Brachybacterium avium genome:
CAGCCGAGGAGGAAGGAGACCACGGAGGAGTTCACGGCGATCACCACGACCGCCCACTGCAGGATCTGCACCAGGCGGTGCGAGGCGCCGGTGTAGTGCGCGATCAGATACACGGCGGCGCCGTAGATGAGCACCGCCTCGGAGGCGTGGCCCGACGGGAAACTGATCCCCTTGTCCCCCATCTCGAACAGTCCGGCCTCGAGGAAGCGCGGGTCGTGCTCATAGGCGACTCCGCGGGCCAGCAGCACCTTCAACGAGCCGATGCCGGCCAGGAACCCCAGCTCGGCCAGGCCGGCGATGAGGAGCGGCCGCCAGGACTGTCGGAGCGCTGCGATCACCACCGCCACCCCCAGCAGGAGGGGCAGGCAGACCGCCTGCCCGGCGATGGGGTCCAGCACGTTCTGCGCGAAGGGCAGCAGGCTCGGATCGAGCCGGTACAGCCAGCGCTTGGCCAGGAACAGGTCGACACTCTGGAAAGGGCCGGCGGCCACGATGATCACCAGCATCAGGGTGATCGCGAGGCTCGGGGCCGAGGTCAGCCGGTGCCACCAGTGGCGATCGCCTGCGGTGGTGGGCCCCCCTTCGAGACCAGCATCGAGGAGAGCTTCACGCGGGGACTGGATTTCGGCGACCATCAGTCGGAAAGCCTAGGAAACCTCGGGCCGGATCGACGGATCGCAGCGGTGAACCCCACATTCCCGGGCCTGCCCGGCCACGGAGGAACGGCGAACGCAGCCTGCTCCGCAGGGCACACTCGAGGTGCCGCTACAGCATCGGCGGGGCCCACAGGAACAATCCGGAGGGAGCACAGGATGGTCGGCTCACCGGCTCGCGGTGAGAGCATCGAGGCACGTCATCGCGAGATGCTCGCCCGCCTGGCGAATATCGAACGGGAGCTCTCCGCCCTGCGGCGCACCCGCGAGGGGCTGAGCGATGACGACGAGCACGATCCCGACGGCGTCCCCCTGTCCTCGCAGTGGTCCCGGCTGGAGGGGCTGAGGCAGAGCATGCTCGAGGCGCTCGCCTCGATCGATGCCGCCCACGCTCGCTGGTCCCGTGGAGAGGACGGCCGGTGCAGCAGCTGCGGCGGCCCGATCGCCGCGGAACGCCTGTCCGCTCGGCCGGAGGCGACCACCTGCATCGACTGCGCGCCTTGAGCACGTTCTCCGGGTGGCCGGTCAGCTCTGCCGCGCTGCCTCCAGCTCACGCTGGTCGCGCCGGGCGGCGGTGACCAGATAGCCGCTGAGGATGACGCTCCCGAGCACCGCGAGCACCAGGATCACCCAGATGCCGATCGTGGGATCGATCAGCTCGAGAACGAAGATGGCGAGCACCGCGGCCGCGAGCACGACCCCTTCGATGATCGCGAACCGGACGAAGACGCGGCTGCGCCGTTCCTGCTGTCGGCGACGCACCCCCGCCTCGCCGGTCGGCGCCGGCGCCGTGTCGTCGGTATTGTCGGCATGGACGTTGCTCATCCCGCCATCGTAGCGACGGAGGACTGGAACGAGACCGGCCCGCCACGCTGCCGGCACGATCGCTCGGGTCGCCGCCGGGGACGAAGCGCAGTGGAGCGCCACGGAGCCGACCGCCGGTGCGGCAAGGCACCGCGGCGCCTGCCTCCCTCTACTCGGCGGCCTCGTCGTCACGCCTCTCGCCGATCGGCTCCAGCCGGAGGGCGACGACATTCGCTCCGCTCTTGTCCCACTTCGAATCGACCACGGGCAGGTCCTCCAGCACCAGCTCCTGCGTACCGGGGGCGGCAACGTGCAACTGGCCGATCTCGCTGCGGATGAGCTTCCAGTAATGGATGATCGGGTACGGCTCCTCGCCCTCCCGGCGCAGGGTGAACTCCCGCCGCGCCTGGTCGGTGACGAGAGTCCCGGTGAGACCGTCGGCCCACCACTGGGGATCGGCGTTGCTGAACGTCTCCTTGGTCAGCAGCACCACGCGGTAGTCCCCGGGGGTGCCCATCGTGAACTCCCACCGCCGGGACCCGTCCTCGCCGGCCTCGGCGGCCCAGATGTCCAGACGCAGGTCGGCGCCCGGGGCCTGGACGAGACCGCCGGTGGTCTCCGGCGTGCCCGCGAACTCCAGCTGGATCGTCCGGGGCAGCTCATCCGTCGGCGCGGCCAGCTCCAGGCTGACGATCCGGCCCAGACCGTCGGGCTCGGAGAGCGTGAACGGCACAGGGCTGCCGGTGGCGAGATCCCGGGCGGCCTCGGGGCCGGCCGTGAGCCCGGGCAGATCCAGGGTCGTCGCCTGCCGATCGGCCACATGCAGGTAGAGCGAGGTGCCGCGCGCGGTGACGTGGCCCCAGGCGAAGCCTCCGGGGAAGGGGGCTCGGCCTGCCCCGTGGATGCCGGGAGCGGCCCGCTGCATCCATTCGCCGATGCCCGCATACTGCTCCCGTGCCTGGGGCGGGATCACGCCGGTCGCATCAGGGCCGACGTTCAGCAGCAGGTTCCCCCGCGGCTGACCGTGTAGGCGAGCGCTTCGCACAGCCCCTCCACAGGCTTCCAGCCGGCTCCCCGCTCGGCGAAGGCCCAGCTGTCATTGGTGGTCGCCGCCGTCTCCCAATCTCGTTCCGGGAGCAGGTTGTTGAAGTAGTTGTCATCCATGGAGGTGTAGTCGGGTGCGACCCCGCCTCCGAGCCGGCTGTTGATGACCGCGCCGGGCTGCAGCTCCCTGACCAGGTCGAAGGCCTCCTGCGCGCAGTCCTCCGGGATGCCGCTGGGCATGTCGAACCACATCAGCCCGATGTCGCCGTAGCGGGTGAGGATCTCCCGGAGCTGCGGGGCGGCCTTGCGCCGCCAGTAGGCGTGGAAGTCCCCCTGCGCGGGGTCGAAGTCCCAGTCGTTGCACTGCGGGCCGACCGCATCCGGATCCTCCCAGTCGATCATCTGGGAGTAATAGACGCCGAGCATGATCCCGTGCTCGGCGCAGGCCTCGGCCAGCTCGGCCAGCGGGTCGCGGTCGAAGGGGGTGGCGTCGACGATGTTGTAGTCGGAGACCTGGGAGTGGTACATGGCGAAGCCGTCATGGTGCTTGGCCGTGTACACGAAGTACTTGGCGCCGGCCTCCGCGGCCATGCGCACCCATTCCCGGGCGCTGAAGCTCGTGGGGTTGAAGTCCTCGGCCAGCTTCCGGTACTCGGCCAGCGGGATCCTCGCCTTGTACTGGATCCACTCGGTCAGGCCCTCCACCTGCCGTCCGTGCCAGATGCCGGCCGGAATGGCGGGGAGGCCCCAGTGCACCATGAGGCCGAAGCGGGCGTCGGTCCAGGTCTGACGGCGCTCGAGATCCTGCGCGCTCTGCTGCACCGCGGTGGCGACGGCGACTCCTTCGTCGGCCGCAGGGGCAGCAGACGGGAGACCGGGGGCAGATGAGGCTGAAGTAGGCATGCGCTTACCCTAGCTGTTGTAGGACGTTTCTGGGTCCAGACTCTCGGTATTCGGGAGCCGATGTGCGCGCCTGGACCTGACGCGGCGCCCCCTCCCCAGCCACTTGGGCCTCTCTTCCCTCGTGACGGCGTCGGCCTGCCGGGCTACCGTGAGCGGATGATGAGCTTGCGCGTGCTCCAGATCGGGATGGATCCGAACATCATCGATTTTTCCCCCTGGCCAGGTCAGGATGCAGCCACGCTTCGCACCCGCATCGTGGCCGGCGAGGACGCTCTGCGCGGGACCGGCCTCGAGGTCGTCACCTGTCCCCTGTCGGGCGACGCCGACGCTGCGGAATCCGCAGTGGCGGCACATCTGGCCGACAGAGGATTCGACGTCATAGAGATCGGGGCCGGGCTGCGAACATCCCATGAATACACCCTGGTTTTCGAACGGGTCATCAACACCGTTGCGGCGCTCCAGCCGGGGGTCCCCGTGTGCTTCAACGACTCCCCGAGACGACGGTGGACGCCGTCCGCCGTGGTCTCGGATGGGACTGAGAGGAAGCCCCGACGTGTCGCCGGCGAGCGAACGTGCCCGCGACGGTCGGGGGTGCGGGCTCACGCCTCCAGCACGTAGCGCAGGGTCTCCACCACCTGGTCGGTGGTCGTGCACCAGGCCTGGGCCTCGGCGTCGACCTCCTTGAGCGGATGGATGATGTCCTCGTCATGGAGGGTCACGTAGGGCTTGCCCAGCGCGGCACAGTAGCCGGCATCGAACGCGGCGTTCCACTGCTTGTACTTGTCCCCGAAGCGCACCACCACCAGATCACTCTTCTCGATCAGGGTGCGGGTGCGGATGGCATTGACCTTCGAGGACTGGTGATCGCGCCAGAACTTGCTGTCGTTCTCGCCGAGATGGTCGCCGGCGGCGTCGCTGGCGGGGTGGTCGGTCACCGGCGCACTGAAGACCACATCGAGACCGGCGGCCTCCGCGCCGCGCTGGATCTCGTCACGCCACTCGGTATGGATCTCGCCGGAGAGATAGACGGAAAAACTCATGGTCAGGGCTCCTCACAGGGGGTCGGACGGGACTGCTGGTCTGGCGCACCATCCTAGACGTTCAGGAATGAGCCTCGGGGTTCGGTCCTCGAGCGTCCCGAACCGCGGACATCGCCTTCCGGGACTCGCCTCGGGCGCGGGCCATGACCCTGGAGGGAACAACTCGCCGGTGCCCGGCTGCGGTGGAAGAATGGTGGCCGTGAGCACCATTGCCGTCGTCGGCGCAGGAGTGATCGGGCAGACCTATGCGGGACTGCTGGCCGATGCCGGCCATGACGTGAGCATCGTCGCTCGCGGCCGACGTGCTGATCAGCTGCGTATGTCCGGGATCGTGCTCCACCGGGACGGCAGCACCACCCGGCCGAGGTGCCGCGTGGTGGACACGCTCGCCGAGGCACGGAACGCCGAGGTGGTGATGGTCGCCGTGCGCGGTGAACAGCTGCCCTCTGTGCAGGCCGAGGCTGCGGCGTCTCTGGCGCCGATCGTGGTGTGCATGTCCAACCCGCTCGGGCAGCGGGAGGCCTTCGAGCAGGACGTCGGTGCCGAACGCACGGTCTTCACCTTCTCCGGGATCGGTGGTCTCATCGCCGACGACGGCTCGGTCCACTACCACTCCGTGCGCCAGCAGCCCACAGTCGTCGACGCTGCGGCGAGTGCCGGGGCAGCCGTGGCAGAGCTGATGGGCACCACTGCACTCGCGGTGCACCGCGAACACCAGATGGCCTCATGGCTCGACACGCACAGCGTGTTCATCGCCGGCATCGGAGCGGCCGTGCTCACGACCGAGAACGGGGCACCGGGGGTCTCGCGCTCTCGCGAGCGGGCCCGCCAGATCGTGGGCGCCATCAGTGAGGCTTTCGACGCCCTCCAGGGGCACGGCGTCCCGATTCGACCAGCGGCCCTTCGCACCATCTTCGGGCGAGTTCCGACATGGTTCGCCGCCCGCTACTGGCAGCGCCAGTTCGGTGGACCGCTGGTGCAGGTGTCCATCGCGCCACATGTGCTGGCCACCAGATTTACGGAGTTTCCACAGGTGGCCGCCCACGCACTGAGCCTCGTCGGGCGAGATGCACCCCGGTTCCGCAGCCTGGTCATGCCATGCGCGTCGCCGGGCCACGAGGCCTGATCAGCTGGTTCGGGGTCTCAGCGGCGATCACGAGGGAGTGCTCATCCATGGCTCCGCTCTCTGGGCTCCGGCCAGGACGCCTTCGGCCGATTCGGCCCCAGCCGATGTTCACCGGCCTGCACCATGCCCGCGGCCCCCTGCGCGCAGGACAGCCGAGCGGCCCGTCCCAACACTCTTCGGTAGGCTCAGTTCGTGCACAGCGTCCTCAACATCTCCGCGTACCTGTTCACCCGGATCAGCGATCGCGAGCAGCTGCGCCCTGTCCTGCGCGCACGGGCAGAAGCAGCGGGTCTGAAGGGCACGATCCTCCTCGCGGAGGAGGGCATCAACCTGTTCCTCGCGGGTCATCCCGACGCAGTGCGCGCCTACGTCGATGAGCTGCGCGACGACCCCCGCTTCGCCGCTCTGTCGACGAAGGAGAGCTGGTCTGCCGAGCAACCGTTCCGCAAGATGCTCGTCAAGCTCAAGCGCGAGATCATCCGCATGGATCACCCGACGATCCGCCCTCTCGAAGACCGAGCGCCGGCGGTGGAGCCGGGCACCCTCAAGCGCTGGCTCGATCAGGGACACGACGATGACGGGCGCGACATCGTCATGCTCGACACGCGCAATGCGTTCGAGGTCGACTACGGCACCTTCGAGGGCGCGCTGGATTGGCGCATCACACGGTTCACGCATTTCCCGGAGGCGGCCTCCGCACACCGCGATGCGCTCGAGGGCAAGACCGTCGTGAGCTTCTGCACCGGTGGGATCCGCTGCGAGAAGGCCACGATCTACCTGCGCGAGGCAGGCATCGAAGCGCTTCAGCTCGAGGGCGGCATCCTGGGCTACTTCGAGCAGATCGGCCATGACCACTACGACGGGGAATGCTTCGTCTTCGATGAGCGCGAGGCGCTTGCGCCCGACCTCACGCCGCGAGCCATCACCACGGTGTAGCGCTCCAACGCAGGAGCACAGAGCCCGAAAAGCGGTACGGCGTACAGTCCATCACGGAGCTGACCCTGGTTCCCCGATGATGGGAGGCCGGATGCCCGGCACCGCTCGACCGCTCGCTGCCACCCCCGAACTCGCGTCGGGCGACGCCGCAACGGCCCCTCCTCTCCTCACCCTGGGACTGCTCGCCGGGTCGACGATGGAGAACGAACGACGACTTCCGCTGCATCCTCACCACCTGGACCGGATCGACGCCGACGTACGAGCACGGATGATCGTCGAACGCGGCTACGCCGCCGATTTCCAGCTGGAGCCCGGGTATATCGAATCAAGGGTGGGGCGCGTCGCCGACCGCGATGAGGTGATCGCCTCCGCGGACGTCCTGCTGCTGCCCAAGCCCCAGGCGGCGGATATCACCGCAATCCCGGAGGGCCGTGTCCTGTGGGGATGGCCCCACTGTGTGCAGGACGCGCAGATGACGCAGACCGCGATCGACCGTCGGCTCACCCTCATCGCCTTCGAAGCCATGAACCACTGGACCCGGCGGGGAGATTTCAGCCTGCATGTGCTGCACAAGAACAACGAGCTCGCCGGCTACTGCTCCGTGCTGCATGCGCTGAGCCTCAGGGGATCCACGGGTGACTACGGGCCACGGCTCAGCGCCGTCGTCATCGGTTTCGGGGCCACGGCCCGAGGAGCGGTCACCGCTCTGCAGGCGCAGGGGATCCACGACATCCAGGTCCTCACCCAGCGTGGGGCCTCGGCTGTCGGCTCCCCGATCCACAGCGCACACCTCACCCAGCTGAACACCGGCGACGGCCCCGTCCATCTCAGCACGGTGCTCACCGAGGACGGAGATGTCCTGCTCCCGGACTTCCTGGCCGCCCACGACATCGTCGTCAACTGCACGCTCCAGGACGTGGCGGCGCCCCTCACGTACCTGCGGACCCAGGATCTGGAGAGGTTTCCCGCAGGGAGGCTGATCATCGATGTCTCGTGCGACGAGGGGATGGGCTTCGAGTGGGCCAAGCCCACGGAGTTCGAGGATCCGATGTTCACCGTCGGGCAGGGAGTGAACTACTACGCCGTGGACCACAGCCCGTCCTATCTGTGGAACTCGGCCACCTGGGAGATCAGCGAGGCCCTCCTGCCCTTCCTCCGCACGGTGATGGAGGGACCGTCCGCCTGGATAGCGGATCAGACGATCGCCCGTGCGATCGAGATCCGCGACGGCGAGGTCAAGAATCCGAGCATCCTGGCGTTCCAGGGCCGAGGATCCGAGTACCCCCACCTGCGGACCGCCGAGGTGTTCTGAGCCTCGAACACAGGCGGCAGCACCGGGGCTGCATCGAGGCGTCGTTGTCGACTGCACCGGCATCCCCGCGCACCCGCTGATGCCGGGACCAATCCGTTCGTCCCGGCCCTCCGAACACAGGACGAGGCGCGTCGTCACGATCGCCTGAGGCGGCCAGCTCACGCTGACGGCCCCCCGCACTTGCCGGTCGACGGCAGCTCTGCTGCGCCGATCCCAGTCCTGAGGAGGTCGATCATCATTCTTCCCGCCCCGAACTCCAGCAGGGCCACTCACCCCGCACCGACCGCGGAACCGCTGCCGGGCTACCGCGCCGGCCGTCTCCACTCCGACCCCGACCATCTGACCGTGCTCTTCACGGACTTCGATGTCGCCGCCTACGGTCGCGAGGACCACGGGCGCATCCTCGTCGATGCCACAGCCGCCGCGATGGAGGACCTGTCGGAGGAGACCCGTGCCGATCTCGCGTTCCTCTGCCGTCTGGACAGCGCCGGATTATCGGAAGCGCGCGCTCTCCTGGCCACCTGGACCGCCAACGAGGCCCGGATCACGGCCTTCGTGGCGACCTGGGCGTTCGCCCGTCACCAGCTCGGTCGCGCCATGCGGGATCTGCTGGCCGCCACCGGGTCGCCGCTTCCCCCGCCCCGTCGGCGCTCTGCCGCCTCCCGCGTCCGCAGCGTGTATCTCGAGACGGTCATGCCGCTGCTCGCCCCTGTCTGGACGAATGCGGTGGGGGCGCCGGTGGTCGCCGGCCACATGGCGCGCCTGGCAGTCCAGGAAGAGGCGCTGCAGGCCGCCTACCGAGCGGTGCTGCCCCGGCTGCACGAGGAATCAGCGCGCGTCGTCCAGGAGATCCTCCGACGCCGAGAGCACAGTGCCCGCTTCTTCCGGCTCGAAGCGGAGGCCCGCATCTCCCGCTCACGGACCGAAGCGGTCACGGCACGCCGATATCTCGGCCGCGGGTGGGAGCCGCTGCGCGTGGTGGGTGTGGCCGATCCCGACGAATTCCGCGCCCTGACCAGCATCTTCCGCTCCCCCGACTCCCGCGCCGACCTCGCGCGCGCCACGTCGATCCTGCACGATCTGCTCCCGGCCCCGCGGCGCTCCCTGCGCATGTCGTCGAGCCGGATCCCTGGAAGGACCTCCCATGGCCTTTGATCTCGAACGCTTCACCGACACCTCCGAGCCGCTGCAGTGGGACGACCTCGATCTGACGGTGTTCCGCGAGCAGCCGCTGGATCCGCAGACCCTGCGCACCGTCCGGTATATGTGCGACGTCGAGTACCACACCACCTGTTTCCTGCGGGATCTGCTGGTCACTCCCTCCCATCGGGAGGAGGAATCGGCCGGGTTCATGACCACCTGGAATCGCGAGGAGTTCTGGCACGGAGAAGCACTGGCGGCCGTGCTGGCCGAGCACGGGATCATCGTCGACTACGACGAGGTGAAGGCCAAGCGGCTGGGACTCGGCTGGCAGCTCGCGCTGTCATCCGTGAAGCAGTCCGGCCTGGCGAACCTGGTGGGCCAGGACTTCGTCGCCGTGCACATGACCTGGGGAGTGGCCAACGAGCTCTCCGCCACTGCCGGGTACCGGCGCCTCGCCGAGATGACCGACAGCCCCACGCTGGCCGCCCTCGTCACGCGGATCGCTCAGCAGGAGACACGGCACGTCGCCTTCTACACGACCCAGGCACGGGCACGCCTGGAGAAGTCCGAGAAGGCGCGCAAGCTCGTCCGCCTGCTGCTGAGCAAAGCGTGGCGCCCGGTGGGCTCCGGGATCATGGAGGAGGACGAGGTCCGGCACGTCTTCGGGCACCTCTTCGGCGGCAAGCAGCACGAAGTCGACAAGCTCGATCAGCGCATGCAGCGGATCCCGGGCCTGGAAGGGCTCACGATCTTCGACCAGGCATTCCGCCGACTGGCCATCGCCTGAGACCTCCACCAGGATCGCGCTCGCCGGCGCCGACCGATCCCTCCCGTGCCCGGCACGAGCACGGGGCCGGCACCGACCTCGACCGCAACGCTAGGCTGGAGTGATGGCGACAGTACTGCTCGTGCGGCACGGCCGCACCACGGCCAATGCGACCGGCCTGCTGGCAGGTCGGACCCCCGGCGTCCACCTCGACGATCTCGGACGGGATCAGGCGGCGCTGACCGGCAAGAGGATCGCGGCCGTGCCCGTGGCCCGGGTGGTGACGAGCCCGCTCGAGCGCTGCGCGGAGACCGCCCGGGCCATCGTCGAGCAGCAGAGCGACGCACCGCCCTCGTCGGTCGACCCCGAGCTCACAGAGTGCGGTTACGGTCAGTGGCAGGGCCGTCAGCTCAGCGATCTCGCGACCGAGGAGCTGTGGCGGATCGTGCAGTCGCAGCCGTCCGCTGTCGTCTTCCCCGGCGGCGAGTCGATGGCCGGGATGCAGGCCAGGTCGGTGGCAGCGATCCGACGCCACGATGCCGCCGTCGAGGCCGAGCAGGGGCCGGGTGCGGTGTGGGTGGCGGTGAGCCACGGCGACATCATCAAGTCGGTCCTCGCCGACGCGCTGGGAATGCATCTGGACCTGTTCCAGCGGCTCGAGGTGGGGCCCGCCTCCGTGTCGATCGTGAGCTATGGCGCGAGCCGGCCGAGGGTCTGGGCGACCAACACGGACTGCGGTGATCTGTCCTGGCTCGCGAAGGACATCCCCTCCGGCGATGCAGCGGTGGGCGGCGGCGCCGGCACTCCCGCCACGGGCAGCCGGACGCCTAGGATCAGCACATGACCGACGCGCCTGCACATGTTCATGAGTTCGACTGGCCGGACCGGGTCGTCATCGGGACGCTCGGGCGCCCCGGGGCCCGCACGTTCTACCTGCAGGCGCGCGCCGGGGAGCAGATCCTGAGCATCGCCCTGGAGAAGGAGCAGTCTGCACTGCTCGCGCTGAAGATCGATGAGATCCTCGACCAGCTCATCGCCGTCGAGGGCAACCGCTACAGCGTCCCCACCAGCACTCCGGTCGAGCTCGTCGACAACGATCCGCTCGATGCCGTCCAGGAGCAGTTCCGCGCCGGGACCATCGGCATCGGCTGGGACCCCACCACGGCCCAGGTGATCATCGAGGCGCATCCCCTCCCCGCCGACGACGACGCGCTCGATCCAGGCGCTGCGGCGGGCTCCGAGATGCTGCGCGTGCGGATGCCGGTCGGCACTGCTCGGGCGTTCACCCAGCGCACCCGGGAGATCGTGGAGGCCGGGCGTCCCCTGTGCACGCTCTGCGGCCACCCCATGGACCCCGACGGCCATATCTGCACCCTTCCCGAGGACTGATGACCGCGACCGACCCGGCGACCGCCGAGCTGACGCTCACCGGCCGCATCACGACGGCGTCCAACGCGACGTTCCTCGGCAGCATCGACGGCGCGGCAGTGGTCTACAAGCCGGTGGCGGGCGAGGCCCCGCTCTGGGACTTCCCCGGCGGCACCCTGGCCGGCCGGGAGGTGGCCGCCTACCTGATCTCGCAGGCCCTCGGCTGGAACATCGTGCCGCGCACCTGGTTGCGCGACGGCCCGCTGGGCGAAGGGATGGTGCAGCTCTGGCAGGAGCCGGACCGCGCCCAGCGCGCCGTGGATCTGCTCGCGTCGGACCATCTTCCCGCGACGGGCTGGAGAAGCGTGCTCGAGGGCCTCGATCAGAGCGGGGAGCGGATCACCCTCGTCCATGAGGATTCGCCGGCCCTGCGACGCATGGCGGTGTTCGACGTGATCGTCAACAACGCCGATCGCAAAGGCGACCACATCCTCGCCATGGCCGACGGTCATCGGCACGGCGTCGATCACGGGCTCACCTTCCATCGCGACCCCAAGCTGCGCACCGTCCTCTGGGGATGGATGGGGGAGGCACTGACCGACGAGGAGTGCGAGGGCATCGACCGTGTCAGCGAAGGGCTGCACGGCGAGCTGGGCCGGCGCCTGAGGGAGCTGCTCAGCGCCGACGAGGTCGCCGCACTCGCCGCGCGCTGCGCCGCGCTGCGTGCGGACGGGCAGTTCCCGGCCCCGAGCGGCGCGATGCCGGCGGTGCCGTGGCCTCTGTTCTGAGGGGTGCGGGATCCTCCGGTGACGCCGGTGTGCTGCGTGAGCTCAGACGCCGAACCGGAACCTCACCACGTGCCCTCACGGAGGACGATCTGGTTCAGTAGTGGTAGCGGGCCTGAAGAATCACGAGGTCCTCGTCGTCCACGAGGTAGACCAGTCGGTGCTCATCGGTGATGCGCCGCGACCACGCACCCTGCGCTCCATACTTCAGCTGCTCGGGCTTGCCGATCCCGGAGAACGGTTCGCGCAGGCAAGCGTCGATGAGCGTGTTGATGCGCTTGAGGATCTTCCGGTCGGCGGTTTGCCAGTGCTTGTAGTCTTCCCAGGCCGACTCGTCCCAGACCAGACGCACTCAGGCTTCCTCGTCTGCGCGATCGAGGT
Encoded proteins:
- a CDS encoding phosphatase PAP2 family protein, with the protein product MVAEIQSPREALLDAGLEGGPTTAGDRHWWHRLTSAPSLAITLMLVIIVAAGPFQSVDLFLAKRWLYRLDPSLLPFAQNVLDPIAGQAVCLPLLLGVAVVIAALRQSWRPLLIAGLAELGFLAGIGSLKVLLARGVAYEHDPRFLEAGLFEMGDKGISFPSGHASEAVLIYGAAVYLIAHYTGASHRLVQILQWAVVVIAVNSSVVSFLLGWHWASDLVGGLLAGGLVLRLLVNWDLRARRRAEERRAEPLSAPS
- a CDS encoding TraR/DksA family transcriptional regulator; this translates as MVGSPARGESIEARHREMLARLANIERELSALRRTREGLSDDDEHDPDGVPLSSQWSRLEGLRQSMLEALASIDAAHARWSRGEDGRCSSCGGPIAAERLSARPEATTCIDCAP
- a CDS encoding YtoQ family protein, which codes for MSFSVYLSGEIHTEWRDEIQRGAEAAGLDVVFSAPVTDHPASDAAGDHLGENDSKFWRDHQSSKVNAIRTRTLIEKSDLVVVRFGDKYKQWNAAFDAGYCAALGKPYVTLHDEDIIHPLKEVDAEAQAWCTTTDQVVETLRYVLEA
- a CDS encoding ketopantoate reductase family protein; this encodes MSTIAVVGAGVIGQTYAGLLADAGHDVSIVARGRRADQLRMSGIVLHRDGSTTRPRCRVVDTLAEARNAEVVMVAVRGEQLPSVQAEAAASLAPIVVCMSNPLGQREAFEQDVGAERTVFTFSGIGGLIADDGSVHYHSVRQQPTVVDAAASAGAAVAELMGTTALAVHREHQMASWLDTHSVFIAGIGAAVLTTENGAPGVSRSRERARQIVGAISEAFDALQGHGVPIRPAALRTIFGRVPTWFAARYWQRQFGGPLVQVSIAPHVLATRFTEFPQVAAHALSLVGRDAPRFRSLVMPCASPGHEA
- a CDS encoding sulfurtransferase, with product MHSVLNISAYLFTRISDREQLRPVLRARAEAAGLKGTILLAEEGINLFLAGHPDAVRAYVDELRDDPRFAALSTKESWSAEQPFRKMLVKLKREIIRMDHPTIRPLEDRAPAVEPGTLKRWLDQGHDDDGRDIVMLDTRNAFEVDYGTFEGALDWRITRFTHFPEAASAHRDALEGKTVVSFCTGGIRCEKATIYLREAGIEALQLEGGILGYFEQIGHDHYDGECFVFDEREALAPDLTPRAITTV
- a CDS encoding N(5)-(carboxyethyl)ornithine synthase produces the protein MPGTARPLAATPELASGDAATAPPLLTLGLLAGSTMENERRLPLHPHHLDRIDADVRARMIVERGYAADFQLEPGYIESRVGRVADRDEVIASADVLLLPKPQAADITAIPEGRVLWGWPHCVQDAQMTQTAIDRRLTLIAFEAMNHWTRRGDFSLHVLHKNNELAGYCSVLHALSLRGSTGDYGPRLSAVVIGFGATARGAVTALQAQGIHDIQVLTQRGASAVGSPIHSAHLTQLNTGDGPVHLSTVLTEDGDVLLPDFLAAHDIVVNCTLQDVAAPLTYLRTQDLERFPAGRLIIDVSCDEGMGFEWAKPTEFEDPMFTVGQGVNYYAVDHSPSYLWNSATWEISEALLPFLRTVMEGPSAWIADQTIARAIEIRDGEVKNPSILAFQGRGSEYPHLRTAEVF
- a CDS encoding ferritin-like domain-containing protein produces the protein MAFDLERFTDTSEPLQWDDLDLTVFREQPLDPQTLRTVRYMCDVEYHTTCFLRDLLVTPSHREEESAGFMTTWNREEFWHGEALAAVLAEHGIIVDYDEVKAKRLGLGWQLALSSVKQSGLANLVGQDFVAVHMTWGVANELSATAGYRRLAEMTDSPTLAALVTRIAQQETRHVAFYTTQARARLEKSEKARKLVRLLLSKAWRPVGSGIMEEDEVRHVFGHLFGGKQHEVDKLDQRMQRIPGLEGLTIFDQAFRRLAIA
- a CDS encoding histidine phosphatase family protein is translated as MATVLLVRHGRTTANATGLLAGRTPGVHLDDLGRDQAALTGKRIAAVPVARVVTSPLERCAETARAIVEQQSDAPPSSVDPELTECGYGQWQGRQLSDLATEELWRIVQSQPSAVVFPGGESMAGMQARSVAAIRRHDAAVEAEQGPGAVWVAVSHGDIIKSVLADALGMHLDLFQRLEVGPASVSIVSYGASRPRVWATNTDCGDLSWLAKDIPSGDAAVGGGAGTPATGSRTPRIST
- a CDS encoding DUF3090 domain-containing protein — encoded protein: MTDAPAHVHEFDWPDRVVIGTLGRPGARTFYLQARAGEQILSIALEKEQSALLALKIDEILDQLIAVEGNRYSVPTSTPVELVDNDPLDAVQEQFRAGTIGIGWDPTTAQVIIEAHPLPADDDALDPGAAAGSEMLRVRMPVGTARAFTQRTREIVEAGRPLCTLCGHPMDPDGHICTLPED
- a CDS encoding SCO1664 family protein; translation: MTATDPATAELTLTGRITTASNATFLGSIDGAAVVYKPVAGEAPLWDFPGGTLAGREVAAYLISQALGWNIVPRTWLRDGPLGEGMVQLWQEPDRAQRAVDLLASDHLPATGWRSVLEGLDQSGERITLVHEDSPALRRMAVFDVIVNNADRKGDHILAMADGHRHGVDHGLTFHRDPKLRTVLWGWMGEALTDEECEGIDRVSEGLHGELGRRLRELLSADEVAALAARCAALRADGQFPAPSGAMPAVPWPLF
- a CDS encoding Txe/YoeB family addiction module toxin, which codes for MRLVWDESAWEDYKHWQTADRKILKRINTLIDACLREPFSGIGKPEQLKYGAQGAWSRRITDEHRLVYLVDDEDLVILQARYHY